DNA from Chloroflexota bacterium:
CGAGGTTGGCTGGATTCCGGCGCTGGTGGAGCATCTATGGGATGTAAATCACATTGTGGACGAGAACGGCCCCCTGGGCGTGGTGCTGAAATCGCTGTTTGGCTATAACGGCAACCCTTCGCTCAGCGAAGTGACGGGCTATCTGCTCTATTTTGTGGCTATCTTTTTCGGGTTGCGGCGCAGGCAGGTGCTGTCTTCCTAAGTGGATAGGTGACAGGCACTTTTGAAGTGCCTGTCACCTCGCTAGAACAGTTTCACCGCTATTAATTATCTGGTCAGTTCAGCGTTCAACGCATCTAGTTTTACGCGCAGCACGGCCAGCATTTCGTCGGCGCGGGTTTTTTCCCGGGGGTAGAGATTGTTCATTTCTTCAGGATCAGCCGCCAGGTCGTAAAGCTCAATATATTCGCCGGTTGCATCCAGGGCTTCGTATCCCAGATACCACATGATTTTAAAATCCCCTTGTTGAAGCACAGTCGTGGCTTTGTGGATGCTGCCATCCGGATGGTAACCCTCCACCTGGAGCATGGGAATTTCGCGCGCCGCCCGCGGGGTGGCAGCCGCAAAGGGGGGCAGTACCAGCCCCTCGGCCCAGCCCGGAATATCCTGCCCGGTAAGTTGCAGCAGCGTAGGCAGTAAATCAATCGCCGATGTGCGCTCGTATACATCCACGCGCTCGCTTTGTCCCGGCGGGAAGATCATCAACGGAATGTGCATAATCGGTTCGTGGAAAACCGGTGGCACGTGCCCGAGAATACCGCGCTCAAACATCTCGCCATGATCGGCAGTCAGCACCAGCCAGGTATTTTCGAGCAGGCCGCTTTGTTCCAGCATGGTGTGCAGACGGGCGAATTCGGCATCTACATAGAGAATAAACTCATCATACCAGCGGTGGCGCTCGATCATGCGGCTTTTGGCAATCCCCTGGTCGAGGGGGTGCAATGGTTTTTCGCGCGGGCCAAGACCGTCGTTTACGAAAGCATCCACAAAATCGTGGCGTGTATGATAGGGGTCGTGCGGCGGCAAAAAGTGGAAATAGCCCAAAAAAGGCTGCGGCAACTCGCCGAGCAGATTGTGCGTCCAGTCAATGCCTTGCTCCAGGGTAAAGAAGTTTAGCCCCAGATCATTATAGATGGGAATGCCGCGGGGAAATTGCTCGTTGAGTTGGGCGACTTTTTTTAAGGCAAAGTGCTGGTAAATTTGCGAGAGATAGAGCGTATACGAATG
Protein-coding regions in this window:
- a CDS encoding sulfatase-like hydrolase/transferase, whose protein sequence is MITSLSRRDFLKLAGLFSAGAALPGYLRPNLLNANANGQNVLIIVFDAWSAKNISLYGYDRHTTPNLARLAEKAIVYHKHSAGGHFTTPGTASLLTGTTPWTHRAFKHNDIVDPGRVQHNLFNTFPSYHRVSYTHNPLADTILKQFLTDIDEHTPWQDLYLESDPLVSNIFANDQDVALIGWRRAMKRLEEEGHSYTLYLSQIYQHFALKKVAQLNEQFPRGIPIYNDLGLNFFTLEQGIDWTHNLLGELPQPFLGYFHFLPPHDPYHTRHDFVDAFVNDGLGPREKPLHPLDQGIAKSRMIERHRWYDEFILYVDAEFARLHTMLEQSGLLENTWLVLTADHGEMFERGILGHVPPVFHEPIMHIPLMIFPPGQSERVDVYERTSAIDLLPTLLQLTGQDIPGWAEGLVLPPFAAATPRAAREIPMLQVEGYHPDGSIHKATTVLQQGDFKIMWYLGYEALDATGEYIELYDLAADPEEMNNLYPREKTRADEMLAVLRVKLDALNAELTR